The Clostridium sp. AWRP genome has a window encoding:
- a CDS encoding endonuclease MutS2 encodes MNTNTFDKLQYNDLKEIVKSYCVSGLGKKLIDKLKPSTNLKVIDKRLNETSEGRALLDSCSYIPLEGIFNIDNIIDNVEKGIVLEPENLTTLCNFLRGCRKIKNFMKDKEFYAPTLSSYGNSITEFAFIEEEIELSIRGSLVDSNASKELRKIRRLIENTESKIQDKLEKFLKNSSNKNYIQEFFISKRNGRYTIPIKVAYKNQVPGNIVEISSKGSTIFIEPNNISKSTEELTALKAEESIEEYKILSTLTALVFDNLREIKLNMEVIEEYDMIFAKAKYSKAIDGMKPQINDYGYINIIKGKHPLLKGNVVPLDFKVGDDYRTLIITGPNAGGKTVVLKTVGILTLAVQSGFHISSEEGTEISVFEKIFVDIGDDQSIENALSTFSSHIKNLADIINNSNKSTLILCDEIGSGTEPNEGAGLAIAILEEFYHKGCITVATTHYGEIKNFSEVHEDFQNAAMQFESETLEPLYKLVIGKSGESNALWISKKMGIKNSVLEKAESYIKNKDYNFKLVKESKIRNRKVEEEFDEHKNNYYYKIGDRVFLMDYEDFAIVYKEKDRFNNVTVLYKENFIEINEKRIRLELKAEDLYPKDYDLNTLFVSYKDRKLERDITRGSKKALKKIQKEIKNQYHKE; translated from the coding sequence ATGAATACAAACACTTTTGATAAATTGCAATATAATGACTTAAAGGAAATAGTAAAATCTTATTGTGTAAGTGGATTAGGAAAGAAGTTAATAGATAAGCTTAAGCCAAGTACAAATTTAAAGGTTATAGATAAAAGACTTAATGAAACCAGTGAAGGAAGAGCCTTATTAGATAGTTGCAGTTATATACCTTTAGAGGGAATATTCAATATAGATAATATTATAGATAATGTTGAAAAAGGTATAGTACTGGAACCTGAAAATTTAACTACTCTCTGCAATTTTTTAAGAGGATGCAGAAAAATTAAGAATTTTATGAAAGATAAAGAATTTTATGCTCCAACATTAAGTTCATATGGTAATTCAATTACAGAATTTGCGTTTATAGAAGAAGAGATTGAGCTTTCTATAAGGGGAAGCTTGGTGGATTCTAATGCTAGCAAAGAATTAAGAAAAATAAGAAGACTTATAGAAAATACGGAAAGTAAGATACAAGATAAATTAGAAAAGTTTTTAAAGAATAGTAGTAATAAAAACTATATACAGGAATTTTTTATAAGCAAAAGAAATGGAAGATATACTATACCTATAAAAGTTGCATATAAGAATCAAGTTCCAGGCAATATAGTAGAAATTTCTTCTAAAGGTTCCACTATATTCATAGAGCCAAATAATATAAGTAAAAGTACAGAAGAATTAACAGCATTAAAAGCTGAAGAATCAATAGAAGAATATAAAATACTATCTACTTTAACAGCATTAGTATTTGATAATTTAAGAGAAATTAAACTTAATATGGAAGTTATTGAAGAATATGATATGATTTTTGCTAAGGCGAAATACAGTAAAGCTATTGATGGAATGAAGCCCCAAATTAATGATTATGGATATATAAATATCATAAAGGGAAAACATCCTTTGTTAAAAGGTAATGTAGTACCTTTAGATTTTAAGGTGGGTGATGATTATAGAACTTTAATAATAACAGGACCTAATGCAGGTGGAAAAACAGTAGTATTAAAAACAGTGGGAATTTTAACTTTAGCAGTTCAATCAGGATTTCATATTTCATCGGAAGAAGGAACAGAAATATCTGTATTTGAAAAAATATTTGTTGATATTGGAGACGACCAAAGTATAGAAAATGCACTAAGTACTTTTTCCTCTCATATAAAAAATTTAGCAGATATAATTAACAATAGCAATAAATCTACACTTATATTGTGCGATGAAATAGGAAGTGGAACAGAACCTAATGAAGGAGCAGGACTTGCTATAGCCATATTAGAGGAATTTTATCATAAAGGATGTATTACAGTAGCCACTACTCATTATGGTGAAATAAAGAATTTTTCAGAAGTTCACGAAGATTTTCAAAATGCGGCTATGCAGTTTGAAAGTGAAACATTAGAACCATTGTATAAATTAGTTATAGGTAAATCTGGAGAGAGCAATGCACTTTGGATATCTAAAAAAATGGGTATAAAAAATTCTGTACTTGAGAAAGCAGAAAGTTATATAAAAAATAAAGATTATAACTTTAAATTAGTTAAAGAGAGCAAAATTAGAAATAGAAAAGTTGAGGAAGAATTTGATGAACACAAAAACAATTACTACTATAAAATAGGAGATAGGGTATTTCTTATGGACTATGAAGATTTTGCTATTGTATACAAAGAAAAGGATAGGTTTAACAATGTTACTGTATTGTATAAAGAAAATTTTATAGAAATTAATGAAAAGAGAATTAGGCTAGAATTAAAAGCAGAAGACTTGTATCCTAAAGATTATGATCTAAATACTCTATTTGTAAGTTATAAAGATAGAAAGTTAGAAAGAGATATTACAAGGGGATCTAAAAAGGCTTTAAAAAAGATTCAAAAAGAAATAAAAAATCAATATCATAAGGAATAA
- a CDS encoding ribose-phosphate pyrophosphokinase, with the protein MIYFNGDKVEFKKFPNGESMVHSENLNLRTGINEIKVKFENDEDITHLIFLKSHLDELKAKCNLMLPYMPYSRMDRTEGIMIFTLKHLCKLINSLNFESVTIYEPHSDVATALLDRVKVVNMSKILVEGLLKELSSEEEEIYLVYPDAGAAKRYGKDINYAKILTANKERDFKTGFIKKLEINGSVKSKNFKAIIVDDLCSKGGTFVLTASKLKKMGADEIYLVVTHLEDTVFQGELLKNDLIKAIYTTNSILSKEHEKIKVYEI; encoded by the coding sequence ATGATTTATTTTAATGGAGACAAAGTAGAATTTAAAAAATTTCCCAATGGTGAGTCTATGGTACATAGTGAAAATTTGAATTTAAGAACAGGTATAAATGAAATTAAAGTAAAATTTGAAAATGATGAAGATATAACTCATTTAATATTTTTAAAAAGCCACTTAGATGAGCTAAAGGCAAAATGCAACTTAATGCTTCCATACATGCCTTACAGTAGAATGGATAGAACTGAAGGAATAATGATCTTTACTTTAAAGCATTTGTGCAAGCTAATCAATAGTTTAAACTTTGAAAGTGTTACAATTTATGAGCCACATTCAGATGTAGCTACTGCATTATTAGACAGGGTTAAGGTAGTGAATATGTCAAAAATTTTAGTTGAAGGTTTGTTAAAAGAATTGAGCAGCGAAGAGGAAGAAATATATTTAGTTTATCCCGATGCAGGTGCGGCAAAGAGGTATGGAAAAGATATAAATTATGCAAAGATTCTAACTGCAAACAAAGAACGAGATTTTAAAACAGGATTTATAAAGAAGTTAGAGATTAACGGTAGTGTGAAAAGTAAAAATTTTAAAGCTATTATAGTAGATGATTTATGTTCAAAGGGAGGTACATTTGTATTAACAGCTTCTAAATTAAAGAAAATGGGAGCAGATGAAATATACCTGGTAGTTACCCATCTTGAAGATACAGTTTTTCAAGGTGAATTATTAAAAAATGATTTAATAAAAGCTATATATACAACCAACAGTATTTTAAGTAAAGAACATGAAAAAATTAAGGTATATGAAATTTAA